A window of Cucurbita pepo subsp. pepo cultivar mu-cu-16 chromosome LG06, ASM280686v2, whole genome shotgun sequence contains these coding sequences:
- the LOC111796982 gene encoding cytochrome b-c1 complex subunit 7-2-like, whose protein sequence is MASFLQSFIDPKKNWFARQHMKALTQRLRNYGLRYDDLYDPYYDIDVKEALNRLPREIVDARNQRLKRAMDLSMKHKYLPDDLQAMQTPFRSYLQEMLALVKKERAEREALGALPVYQRTIP, encoded by the exons ATGGCGTCCTTCTTGCAGTCGTTCATCGACCCAAAGAAGAACTGGTTCGCTCGTCAACACATGAAAGCGCTCACCCAACGCCTCCGTAATTATG gtCTTCGATACGACGATCTGTATGATCCGTACTACGATATTGATGTGAAGGAGGCTTTGAATCGGCTCCCAAGGGAGATTGTTGATGCGCGCAATCAGCGTCTGAAGCGGGCCATGGACCTTTCCATGAAGCATAAGTACCTTCCTGATGATCTCCAG GCCATGCAAACACCATTCAGGAGCTATCTCCAGGAAATGCTGGCACTT GTAAAGAAGGAGAGAGCAGAACGTGAGGCATTGGGAGCATTGCCTGTTTACCAGCGCACCATTCCTTAA
- the LOC111796839 gene encoding protein OVEREXPRESSOR OF CATIONIC PEROXIDASE 3, producing MQLMALSAPVKAPEALLGSPSISGRVSFFFRRQFPSNFSLLHRPPVRHTLSLTLARRRNQNSSVGPSSSSSKKKKRNSFPKKTRDEADEEEDALELLFSQLEEDLKNDKLTLDDDDDDDDGEEDELSEEDLAKLERELGLALGIDIDDEEEEEEEENEEEAEEEAEEDLVDTEEEEMPVKLKNWQLRRLAMALKKGRRKTSIKSLAAELCLDRAVVLDLLREPPPRLLMLSASLPDPPTRSIPETRTLQATREEEEEEEEPVEVVTAEEVKVPVHVMQQSWAAQKRLKKVQVGTLERVYRRTKRPTNAMISSIVQVTNLPRKRIVKWFEDKRGEDGVPDQRLPYDRSAPKSA from the exons ATGCAACTGATGGCTCTTTCAGCGCCGGTGAAGGCACCGGAAGCACTTCTAGGTTCGCCGTCGATTTCTGGCAGGGTTAGCTTCTTCTTTCGCCGGCAGTTTCCATCAAATTTTAGTCTACTGCATCGCCCTCCTGTTCGTCACACTCTATCGCTTACATTAGCTCGCCGTCGGAACCAGAATTCATCAGTCGGTCCGTCTTCATCGTCttcgaagaaaaagaag AGAAATTCGTTTCCGAAAAAAACTAGGGATGAGGCGGATGAAGAAGAGGATGCTCTTGAGTTGTTGTTTAGTCAACTGGAAGAAGATCTAAAAAATGATAAGCTTACCctggatgatgatgatgatgatgatgatggcgAAGAGGATGAACTTAGCGAAGAGGACCTTGCCAAACTAGAGCGCGAGTTAGGGTTAGCACTTGGCATCGatattgatgatgaagaagaagaagaagaagaagaaaacgaagaagaagcagaagaagaagcagaagaagatcTCGTGGATACCGAAGAAGAGGAAATGCCCGTAAAACTCAAGAACTGGCAACTTCGACGACTAGCCATGGCTTTGAAGAAAGGTCGCCGTAAAACTAGC ATCAAGAGTCTTGCTGCTGAGCTTTGTCTTGATAGGGCCGTCGTTCTTGACTTGCTTCGCGAACCACCGCCTCGTCTTCTGATGTTGAGTGCTTCTCTACCGGACCCTCCTACACGATCAATCCCAGAAACTAGAACATTACAAGCTACtcgtgaagaagaagaagaagaagaagaacccgTAGAAGTAGTTACTGCAGAAGAGGTGAAGGTGCCTGTTCATGTCATGCAACAGAGCTGGGCTGCTCAAAAGAGGCTGAAAAAGGTTCAGGTTGGAACTCTTGAGAGAGTGTATAGAAGAACAAAGCGACCCACT AACGCAATGATTAGTAGCATTGTCCAAGTGACAAATCTGCCTCGCAAAAGAATAGTGAAATGGTTCGAAGATAAGCGAGGTGAAGACGGGGTTCCTGATCAACGCCTGCCTTATGATCGATCTGCACCTAAATCTGCCTGA